Proteins encoded together in one Labrus mixtus chromosome 18, fLabMix1.1, whole genome shotgun sequence window:
- the LOC132993402 gene encoding sorting nexin-14-like isoform X1: protein MGCITTFLHKIRGRMKLERFRELGRQYPVFCFLLLALLLTTLLLNRYIHIIMVFWSFLAGVITFYCSLGPESLLPNIFVSIKPKNKTYQQELFPLGHSCAVCGKIKCKRHRPTLLLENYQPWLDLKVPSKVDASLSEILELVLENFVYPWYRDITDDEAFVDELRVTLRFFAAVLVRRTQKVDVALLITQKLLKVSMKHIEIISKARQRVKNSEFLQQAALEEYGPDLHVALRSRRDELLYLRKLTEMLFPYILPPKATDCRSLTLLIREVLAGSVFLPSLDYLADPDTVNHLLLLFIDNSPPEAATEPSSTLVPFLQKYSDTRSKKPSVLKLELKEIREQQDLLFRFMNFLKQEGAVHVLQFCLAVEEFNDRILCPELSDSEKVLLHGEVKKIYESYCLDESIDKIRFDPFIVEEIRNIAEGPYAEVVKLQTMRCLFEAYEHVLSLLENVFTPMFCHSDEYFRQLLRGAESPTRNSKMSRNSLSLDDIRSWDWSPESPSSLFTASGSSSPASFNSLHAQSTFTTLPYGSLSHRHSSPKNTSKRGESFGISRIGSKIKGVFKSTTMEGAMLPSYGLVEGEDDMVEEAMMVLEDDAPMEAASTPSTPRNLSAWNITIPYIDFYDDDVKRERIPVFCIDVERNDRKAVGHETEHWSVYRRYLEFYVLESKLTEFHGSFPDAQLPSKRIIGPKNYEFLTSKREEFQEYLQKLLQHPELSNSQLLADFLSPYSMESQFLDKMLPDVNLGKIIKSVPSKLIKEKGQHLEPFIQSFFNSCESPKPKPSRPELTILSPTSENDKKLFNDVFKNNANRSELSEKRHNQNYFMEMINVEGVYDYLMYIGRVVFHIPDWLHHLLMTGRILLKNTLEAYTDYCLQYKLNQVVQEHRLVSLITLLRDSVFCESSQPRSAQDKQSRARKTFDEMMKYIPDFLGKCIGEEAKYEGIRLLFDGLQQPVLNKQLTYVLLDITIQELFPELNKQVQKETSVMAPWM from the exons ATGGGATGCATCACGACTTTCCTGCATAAAATAAGAGGCAGGATGAAGCTAGAGCGTTTCAGAGAGCTGGGAAGACAATATCCAGTCTTCTGCTTTTTGCTGCTGGCACTGCTGCTCACCACTCTGCTTTTAAACag ATATATTCACATTATTATGGTGTTTTGGTCCTTCCTGGCTGGAGTCATCACTTTCTACTGCTCTTTGGGGCCTGAGTCTCTGCTGCCCAACATTTTTGTCTCCATCAAACCAAAGAATAAG ACATACCAACAGGAGCTGTTTCCACTGGGCCACAGCTGTGCCGTCTGTGGGAAAATCAAATGCAAAAGGCACAG ACCGACTTTATTACTGGAAAATTATCAACCATGGCTTGACTTGAAGGTTCCTTCTAAGGTGGATGCTTCCCTTTCAGAG ATTCTGGAGCTGGTTCTGGAAAATTTTGTATATCCCTGGTATAG AGACATCACAGATGATGAGGCGTTTGTCGACGAGCTGAGAGTGACTTTGCGCTTCTTTGCAGCCGTGTTGGTCCGCCGCACCCAGAAA gTGGACGTGGCATTGCTCATCACACAGAAACTTCTCAAAGTTTCCATGAAGCACATTGAAATAATTAGCAAAGCGAGACAGAGAG TTAAGAACAGCGAGTTTCTTCAACAAGCTGCTCTGGAAGAATACGGTCCTGACCTCCATGTGGCCCTTCGCAGTCGCCGAGATGAGCTCCTCTACCTCAGGAAGCTGACTGAGATGCTCTTCCCCTACATCCTACCACCCAAGGCTACAGACTGCAG ATCTCTTACTCTCCTCATTAGAGAGGTCTTGGCTGGCTCTGTCTTCCTTCCTTCATTGGACTACTTGGCTGATCCT gACACAGTGAATCATTTACTTTTGTTATTCATAGACAACTCCCCT CCTGAAGCAGCCACGGAGCCCTCGTCAACGTTGGTTCCTTTCCTGCAGAAGTACTCTGATACCCGCAGCAAGAAGCCCTCT GTGCTGAAGCTGGAGTTGAAGGAAATCCGAGAGCAACAAGACCTCCTCTTCCGTTTCATGAACTTCCTGAAGCAAGAAGGAGCTGTCCATGTGCTCCAGTTCTGCCTCGCAGTTG agGAGTTCAATGACAGGATTCTCTGTCCGGAGCTATCTGACTCAGAGAAGGTATTGCTTCATGGGGAGGTGAAGAAGATCTATGAGAGCTACTGTTTGGATGAGAGCATTGACAAGATCCGCTTCGACCCCTTCATAGTGGAAGAAATACGCAACA TTGCAGAGGGCCCGTATGCAGAGGTAGTGAAACTGCAGACCATGAGGTGTTTGTTTGAAGCCTACGAGCACGTCCTGTCCCTCCTGGAGAATGTCTTCACCCCCATGTTTTGTCACAGTGACGAG TATTTCCGCCAGCTTCTGAGAGGGGCCGAGTCCCCCACCAGGAACTCCAAGATGAGCAG AAATAGCCTGAGTTTGGATGACATCCG TTCCTGGGACTGGAGCCCCGAGTCCCCATCCTCACTGTTCACCGCCTCTGGCAGCTCTTCACCTGCATCCTTTAACTCCCTCCATGCCCAGTCCACGTTCACAACCTTACCATACGGCTCGCTATCCCACCGCCACTCATCACCCAA GAACACGTCAAAGAGGGGCGAATCCTTTGGGATCAGCCGCATTGGCAGCAAGATCAAAGGAGTGTTCAAGAGCACGACCATGGAGGGAGCCATGCTGCCGTCCTATGGGCTGGTAGAGGGAGAAGACGATATG GTGGAGGAAGCCATGATGGTGCTGGAGGACGACGCCCCCATGGAGGCAGCCTCCACTCCCAGTACACCGAGAAACCTCTCAGCCTGGAACATCACTATCCCCTACATTGATTTTTACGATGATGatgtgaagagggagaggattCCTGTGTTCTGTATCGACGTGGAGCGCAATGACCGGAAGGCAG TGGGACACGAGACTGAGCACTGGTCTGTGTACAGAAGATATCTCGAGTTCTATGTCCTTGAATCAAAGCTCACTGAGTTTCACG GCTCTTTTCCAGACGCACAGTTGCCTTCCAAGAGAATCATTGGTCCCAAGAACTACGAGTTTCTCACATCGAAACGTGAAGAGTTCCAGGAATACCTGCAG aaaCTCCTGCAGCACCCGGAGCTTAGCAACAGTCAGCTGCTTGCCGACTTCCTGTCTCCTTACAGTATGGAGTCTCAGTTCCTGGACAAGATGTTACCTGACGTGAACCTGG GGAAAATCATCAAGTCAGTCCCCAGCAAACTGATCAAAGAG AAAGGACAGCATCTGGAGCCTTTCATCCAGTCCTTCTTCAACTCCTGCGAGTCTCCAAAACCTAAACCCAGCCGCCCTGAGCTCACCATCCTCAGCCCCACCTCGGAAAATGATAAAAAG CTCTTCAATGATGTCTTCAAAAACAATGCCAACCGCTCAGAGCTGAGTGAGAAGAGGCACAACCAGAACTACTTCATGGAAATGATCAACGTGGAAGGGGTGTATGACTACTTGATGTATATAG GCCGGGTTGTCTTTCACATCCCCGACTGGCTCCACCACCTGCTGATGACCGGTAGGATCCTGTTGAAGAACACACTGGAAGCATACACGGACTACTGCCTCCAGTACAAACTGAACCAGGTGGTCCAGGAGCACCGGCTCGTGTCACTCATCACACTACTCAGAG ACTCGGTGTTCTGTGAGAGCAGTCAGCCTCGCTCGGCTCAGGACAAGCAGAGCAGAGCCAGGAAGACGTTTGACGAGATGATGAAATATATTCCAG ACTTTCTGGGGAAATGTATCGGAGAAGAGGCCAAGTATGAAGGCATACGTCTGCTCTTTGATGGACTGCAACAGCCTGTTCTCAACAAACAG CTGACGTATGTGCTGTTGGACATCACTATTCAGGAGCTTTTCCCTGAACTCAACAAG CAGGTACAGAAGGAGACGTCTGTGATGGCTCCTTGGATGTAA
- the LOC132993402 gene encoding sorting nexin-14-like isoform X2 encodes MGCITTFLHKIRGRMKLERFRELGRQYPVFCFLLLALLLTTLLLNRYIHIIMVFWSFLAGVITFYCSLGPESLLPNIFVSIKPKNKTYQQELFPLGHSCAVCGKIKCKRHRPTLLLENYQPWLDLKVPSKVDASLSEILELVLENFVYPWYRDITDDEAFVDELRVTLRFFAAVLVRRTQKVDVALLITQKLLKVSMKHIEIISKARQRVKNSEFLQQAALEEYGPDLHVALRSRRDELLYLRKLTEMLFPYILPPKATDCRSLTLLIREVLAGSVFLPSLDYLADPDTVNHLLLLFIDNSPPEAATEPSSTLVPFLQKYSDTRSKKPSVLKLELKEIREQQDLLFRFMNFLKQEGAVHVLQFCLAVEEFNDRILCPELSDSEKVLLHGEVKKIYESYCLDESIDKIRFDPFIVEEIRNIAEGPYAEVVKLQTMRCLFEAYEHVLSLLENVFTPMFCHSDEYFRQLLRGAESPTRNSKMSRNSLSLDDIRSWDWSPESPSSLFTASGSSSPASFNSLHAQSTFTTLPYGSLSHRHSSPKNTSKRGESFGISRIGSKIKGVFKSTTMEGAMLPSYGLVEGEDDMVEEAMMVLEDDAPMEAASTPSTPRNLSAWNITIPYIDFYDDDVKRERIPVFCIDVERNDRKAVGHETEHWSVYRRYLEFYVLESKLTEFHGSFPDAQLPSKRIIGPKNYEFLTSKREEFQEYLQKLLQHPELSNSQLLADFLSPYSMESQFLDKMLPDVNLGKIIKSVPSKLIKEKGQHLEPFIQSFFNSCESPKPKPSRPELTILSPTSENDKKLFNDVFKNNANRSELSEKRHNQNYFMEMINVEGVYDYLMYIGRVVFHIPDWLHHLLMTGRILLKNTLEAYTDYCLQYKLNQVVQEHRLVSLITLLRDSVFCESSQPRSAQDKQSRARKTFDEMMKYIPDFLGKCIGEEAKYEGIRLLFDGLQQPVLNKQLTYVLLDITIQELFPELNKVQKETSVMAPWM; translated from the exons ATGGGATGCATCACGACTTTCCTGCATAAAATAAGAGGCAGGATGAAGCTAGAGCGTTTCAGAGAGCTGGGAAGACAATATCCAGTCTTCTGCTTTTTGCTGCTGGCACTGCTGCTCACCACTCTGCTTTTAAACag ATATATTCACATTATTATGGTGTTTTGGTCCTTCCTGGCTGGAGTCATCACTTTCTACTGCTCTTTGGGGCCTGAGTCTCTGCTGCCCAACATTTTTGTCTCCATCAAACCAAAGAATAAG ACATACCAACAGGAGCTGTTTCCACTGGGCCACAGCTGTGCCGTCTGTGGGAAAATCAAATGCAAAAGGCACAG ACCGACTTTATTACTGGAAAATTATCAACCATGGCTTGACTTGAAGGTTCCTTCTAAGGTGGATGCTTCCCTTTCAGAG ATTCTGGAGCTGGTTCTGGAAAATTTTGTATATCCCTGGTATAG AGACATCACAGATGATGAGGCGTTTGTCGACGAGCTGAGAGTGACTTTGCGCTTCTTTGCAGCCGTGTTGGTCCGCCGCACCCAGAAA gTGGACGTGGCATTGCTCATCACACAGAAACTTCTCAAAGTTTCCATGAAGCACATTGAAATAATTAGCAAAGCGAGACAGAGAG TTAAGAACAGCGAGTTTCTTCAACAAGCTGCTCTGGAAGAATACGGTCCTGACCTCCATGTGGCCCTTCGCAGTCGCCGAGATGAGCTCCTCTACCTCAGGAAGCTGACTGAGATGCTCTTCCCCTACATCCTACCACCCAAGGCTACAGACTGCAG ATCTCTTACTCTCCTCATTAGAGAGGTCTTGGCTGGCTCTGTCTTCCTTCCTTCATTGGACTACTTGGCTGATCCT gACACAGTGAATCATTTACTTTTGTTATTCATAGACAACTCCCCT CCTGAAGCAGCCACGGAGCCCTCGTCAACGTTGGTTCCTTTCCTGCAGAAGTACTCTGATACCCGCAGCAAGAAGCCCTCT GTGCTGAAGCTGGAGTTGAAGGAAATCCGAGAGCAACAAGACCTCCTCTTCCGTTTCATGAACTTCCTGAAGCAAGAAGGAGCTGTCCATGTGCTCCAGTTCTGCCTCGCAGTTG agGAGTTCAATGACAGGATTCTCTGTCCGGAGCTATCTGACTCAGAGAAGGTATTGCTTCATGGGGAGGTGAAGAAGATCTATGAGAGCTACTGTTTGGATGAGAGCATTGACAAGATCCGCTTCGACCCCTTCATAGTGGAAGAAATACGCAACA TTGCAGAGGGCCCGTATGCAGAGGTAGTGAAACTGCAGACCATGAGGTGTTTGTTTGAAGCCTACGAGCACGTCCTGTCCCTCCTGGAGAATGTCTTCACCCCCATGTTTTGTCACAGTGACGAG TATTTCCGCCAGCTTCTGAGAGGGGCCGAGTCCCCCACCAGGAACTCCAAGATGAGCAG AAATAGCCTGAGTTTGGATGACATCCG TTCCTGGGACTGGAGCCCCGAGTCCCCATCCTCACTGTTCACCGCCTCTGGCAGCTCTTCACCTGCATCCTTTAACTCCCTCCATGCCCAGTCCACGTTCACAACCTTACCATACGGCTCGCTATCCCACCGCCACTCATCACCCAA GAACACGTCAAAGAGGGGCGAATCCTTTGGGATCAGCCGCATTGGCAGCAAGATCAAAGGAGTGTTCAAGAGCACGACCATGGAGGGAGCCATGCTGCCGTCCTATGGGCTGGTAGAGGGAGAAGACGATATG GTGGAGGAAGCCATGATGGTGCTGGAGGACGACGCCCCCATGGAGGCAGCCTCCACTCCCAGTACACCGAGAAACCTCTCAGCCTGGAACATCACTATCCCCTACATTGATTTTTACGATGATGatgtgaagagggagaggattCCTGTGTTCTGTATCGACGTGGAGCGCAATGACCGGAAGGCAG TGGGACACGAGACTGAGCACTGGTCTGTGTACAGAAGATATCTCGAGTTCTATGTCCTTGAATCAAAGCTCACTGAGTTTCACG GCTCTTTTCCAGACGCACAGTTGCCTTCCAAGAGAATCATTGGTCCCAAGAACTACGAGTTTCTCACATCGAAACGTGAAGAGTTCCAGGAATACCTGCAG aaaCTCCTGCAGCACCCGGAGCTTAGCAACAGTCAGCTGCTTGCCGACTTCCTGTCTCCTTACAGTATGGAGTCTCAGTTCCTGGACAAGATGTTACCTGACGTGAACCTGG GGAAAATCATCAAGTCAGTCCCCAGCAAACTGATCAAAGAG AAAGGACAGCATCTGGAGCCTTTCATCCAGTCCTTCTTCAACTCCTGCGAGTCTCCAAAACCTAAACCCAGCCGCCCTGAGCTCACCATCCTCAGCCCCACCTCGGAAAATGATAAAAAG CTCTTCAATGATGTCTTCAAAAACAATGCCAACCGCTCAGAGCTGAGTGAGAAGAGGCACAACCAGAACTACTTCATGGAAATGATCAACGTGGAAGGGGTGTATGACTACTTGATGTATATAG GCCGGGTTGTCTTTCACATCCCCGACTGGCTCCACCACCTGCTGATGACCGGTAGGATCCTGTTGAAGAACACACTGGAAGCATACACGGACTACTGCCTCCAGTACAAACTGAACCAGGTGGTCCAGGAGCACCGGCTCGTGTCACTCATCACACTACTCAGAG ACTCGGTGTTCTGTGAGAGCAGTCAGCCTCGCTCGGCTCAGGACAAGCAGAGCAGAGCCAGGAAGACGTTTGACGAGATGATGAAATATATTCCAG ACTTTCTGGGGAAATGTATCGGAGAAGAGGCCAAGTATGAAGGCATACGTCTGCTCTTTGATGGACTGCAACAGCCTGTTCTCAACAAACAG CTGACGTATGTGCTGTTGGACATCACTATTCAGGAGCTTTTCCCTGAACTCAACAAG GTACAGAAGGAGACGTCTGTGATGGCTCCTTGGATGTAA
- the LOC132993402 gene encoding sorting nexin-14-like isoform X4 yields the protein MGCITTFLHKIRGRMKLERFRELGRQYPVFCFLLLALLLTTLLLNRYIHIIMVFWSFLAGVITFYCSLGPESLLPNIFVSIKPKNKTYQQELFPLGHSCAVCGKIKCKRHRPTLLLENYQPWLDLKVPSKVDASLSEILELVLENFVYPWYRDITDDEAFVDELRVTLRFFAAVLVRRTQKVDVALLITQKLLKVSMKHIEIISKARQRVKNSEFLQQAALEEYGPDLHVALRSRRDELLYLRKLTEMLFPYILPPKATDCRSLTLLIREVLAGSVFLPSLDYLADPDTVNHLLLLFIDNSPPEAATEPSSTLVPFLQKYSDTRSKKPSVLKLELKEIREQQDLLFRFMNFLKQEGAVHVLQFCLAVEEFNDRILCPELSDSEKVLLHGEVKKIYESYCLDESIDKIRFDPFIVEEIRNIAEGPYAEVVKLQTMRCLFEAYEHVLSLLENVFTPMFCHSDEYFRQLLRGAESPTRNSKMSRNSLSLDDIRNTSKRGESFGISRIGSKIKGVFKSTTMEGAMLPSYGLVEGEDDMVEEAMMVLEDDAPMEAASTPSTPRNLSAWNITIPYIDFYDDDVKRERIPVFCIDVERNDRKAVGHETEHWSVYRRYLEFYVLESKLTEFHGSFPDAQLPSKRIIGPKNYEFLTSKREEFQEYLQKLLQHPELSNSQLLADFLSPYSMESQFLDKMLPDVNLGKIIKSVPSKLIKEKGQHLEPFIQSFFNSCESPKPKPSRPELTILSPTSENDKKLFNDVFKNNANRSELSEKRHNQNYFMEMINVEGVYDYLMYIGRVVFHIPDWLHHLLMTGRILLKNTLEAYTDYCLQYKLNQVVQEHRLVSLITLLRDSVFCESSQPRSAQDKQSRARKTFDEMMKYIPDFLGKCIGEEAKYEGIRLLFDGLQQPVLNKQLTYVLLDITIQELFPELNKQVQKETSVMAPWM from the exons ATGGGATGCATCACGACTTTCCTGCATAAAATAAGAGGCAGGATGAAGCTAGAGCGTTTCAGAGAGCTGGGAAGACAATATCCAGTCTTCTGCTTTTTGCTGCTGGCACTGCTGCTCACCACTCTGCTTTTAAACag ATATATTCACATTATTATGGTGTTTTGGTCCTTCCTGGCTGGAGTCATCACTTTCTACTGCTCTTTGGGGCCTGAGTCTCTGCTGCCCAACATTTTTGTCTCCATCAAACCAAAGAATAAG ACATACCAACAGGAGCTGTTTCCACTGGGCCACAGCTGTGCCGTCTGTGGGAAAATCAAATGCAAAAGGCACAG ACCGACTTTATTACTGGAAAATTATCAACCATGGCTTGACTTGAAGGTTCCTTCTAAGGTGGATGCTTCCCTTTCAGAG ATTCTGGAGCTGGTTCTGGAAAATTTTGTATATCCCTGGTATAG AGACATCACAGATGATGAGGCGTTTGTCGACGAGCTGAGAGTGACTTTGCGCTTCTTTGCAGCCGTGTTGGTCCGCCGCACCCAGAAA gTGGACGTGGCATTGCTCATCACACAGAAACTTCTCAAAGTTTCCATGAAGCACATTGAAATAATTAGCAAAGCGAGACAGAGAG TTAAGAACAGCGAGTTTCTTCAACAAGCTGCTCTGGAAGAATACGGTCCTGACCTCCATGTGGCCCTTCGCAGTCGCCGAGATGAGCTCCTCTACCTCAGGAAGCTGACTGAGATGCTCTTCCCCTACATCCTACCACCCAAGGCTACAGACTGCAG ATCTCTTACTCTCCTCATTAGAGAGGTCTTGGCTGGCTCTGTCTTCCTTCCTTCATTGGACTACTTGGCTGATCCT gACACAGTGAATCATTTACTTTTGTTATTCATAGACAACTCCCCT CCTGAAGCAGCCACGGAGCCCTCGTCAACGTTGGTTCCTTTCCTGCAGAAGTACTCTGATACCCGCAGCAAGAAGCCCTCT GTGCTGAAGCTGGAGTTGAAGGAAATCCGAGAGCAACAAGACCTCCTCTTCCGTTTCATGAACTTCCTGAAGCAAGAAGGAGCTGTCCATGTGCTCCAGTTCTGCCTCGCAGTTG agGAGTTCAATGACAGGATTCTCTGTCCGGAGCTATCTGACTCAGAGAAGGTATTGCTTCATGGGGAGGTGAAGAAGATCTATGAGAGCTACTGTTTGGATGAGAGCATTGACAAGATCCGCTTCGACCCCTTCATAGTGGAAGAAATACGCAACA TTGCAGAGGGCCCGTATGCAGAGGTAGTGAAACTGCAGACCATGAGGTGTTTGTTTGAAGCCTACGAGCACGTCCTGTCCCTCCTGGAGAATGTCTTCACCCCCATGTTTTGTCACAGTGACGAG TATTTCCGCCAGCTTCTGAGAGGGGCCGAGTCCCCCACCAGGAACTCCAAGATGAGCAG AAATAGCCTGAGTTTGGATGACATCCG GAACACGTCAAAGAGGGGCGAATCCTTTGGGATCAGCCGCATTGGCAGCAAGATCAAAGGAGTGTTCAAGAGCACGACCATGGAGGGAGCCATGCTGCCGTCCTATGGGCTGGTAGAGGGAGAAGACGATATG GTGGAGGAAGCCATGATGGTGCTGGAGGACGACGCCCCCATGGAGGCAGCCTCCACTCCCAGTACACCGAGAAACCTCTCAGCCTGGAACATCACTATCCCCTACATTGATTTTTACGATGATGatgtgaagagggagaggattCCTGTGTTCTGTATCGACGTGGAGCGCAATGACCGGAAGGCAG TGGGACACGAGACTGAGCACTGGTCTGTGTACAGAAGATATCTCGAGTTCTATGTCCTTGAATCAAAGCTCACTGAGTTTCACG GCTCTTTTCCAGACGCACAGTTGCCTTCCAAGAGAATCATTGGTCCCAAGAACTACGAGTTTCTCACATCGAAACGTGAAGAGTTCCAGGAATACCTGCAG aaaCTCCTGCAGCACCCGGAGCTTAGCAACAGTCAGCTGCTTGCCGACTTCCTGTCTCCTTACAGTATGGAGTCTCAGTTCCTGGACAAGATGTTACCTGACGTGAACCTGG GGAAAATCATCAAGTCAGTCCCCAGCAAACTGATCAAAGAG AAAGGACAGCATCTGGAGCCTTTCATCCAGTCCTTCTTCAACTCCTGCGAGTCTCCAAAACCTAAACCCAGCCGCCCTGAGCTCACCATCCTCAGCCCCACCTCGGAAAATGATAAAAAG CTCTTCAATGATGTCTTCAAAAACAATGCCAACCGCTCAGAGCTGAGTGAGAAGAGGCACAACCAGAACTACTTCATGGAAATGATCAACGTGGAAGGGGTGTATGACTACTTGATGTATATAG GCCGGGTTGTCTTTCACATCCCCGACTGGCTCCACCACCTGCTGATGACCGGTAGGATCCTGTTGAAGAACACACTGGAAGCATACACGGACTACTGCCTCCAGTACAAACTGAACCAGGTGGTCCAGGAGCACCGGCTCGTGTCACTCATCACACTACTCAGAG ACTCGGTGTTCTGTGAGAGCAGTCAGCCTCGCTCGGCTCAGGACAAGCAGAGCAGAGCCAGGAAGACGTTTGACGAGATGATGAAATATATTCCAG ACTTTCTGGGGAAATGTATCGGAGAAGAGGCCAAGTATGAAGGCATACGTCTGCTCTTTGATGGACTGCAACAGCCTGTTCTCAACAAACAG CTGACGTATGTGCTGTTGGACATCACTATTCAGGAGCTTTTCCCTGAACTCAACAAG CAGGTACAGAAGGAGACGTCTGTGATGGCTCCTTGGATGTAA